The Candidatus Nomurabacteria bacterium genome has a segment encoding these proteins:
- the dnaK gene encoding molecular chaperone DnaK: protein MSKIIGIDLGTTNSAVAIIEGGQPKIIENTEGGRTTPSVVAINKKGDRIVGLLAKRQSVTNPQNTIYGIKRLMGHRFDDTVVEKEKNIVPYKIEKAENGGVKVTMNGELYTPEEVSAMILAKIKVDVEEKLGEKITEAVITVPAYFDDAQRKATKDAGKIAGLDVKRIINEPTAAALAYGFNKKKDEKVVVFDFGGGTFDVSVLEVSEDTIEVKSTDGDSHMGGRDIDQEIINWIAEQFQKENGVDLRKDPLALQRLDEAAEKAKHELSSTLQAEINIPFITSDQDGPKHLVMTLSRATLETLARKYVEKSIDITKKALEASPFSISDINEVILVGGQTRMPLIQEKVKELFGKEPNRSINPDEVVALGAAVQGGVLQGDVKDVLLLDVIPLSLGIETLGGVATKIIERNTTIPAQKSQVFSTAADNQTSTEIHIVQGERPMANDNKSLGRFVLEGIPPAPRGVPQIEVSFDIDANGILNVKAKDKTSGKEQSIRIEASSGLTDAEIEKMKKDAELHKEEDDKKREAAEVRNTADMTVFAAEKAIKDAGNDIPEDVKKSIEEKVENLKKVKELPDGSHDDIKKATDELTVEMQKIHEVMTKKAKTSEAGSPEGSSENNQENDENIKDAEVKE, encoded by the coding sequence ATGAGCAAGATAATAGGAATAGACTTAGGAACTACAAACTCAGCTGTTGCAATCATAGAAGGTGGACAGCCAAAAATAATAGAAAACACAGAAGGCGGTAGAACAACACCGTCAGTTGTAGCTATAAACAAAAAAGGTGACAGAATAGTTGGACTACTCGCAAAAAGACAGTCGGTTACAAACCCTCAAAACACAATATACGGTATCAAGAGACTTATGGGTCACAGATTTGATGATACTGTAGTTGAAAAAGAAAAGAACATAGTGCCTTACAAGATAGAAAAGGCAGAAAACGGTGGGGTAAAAGTGACAATGAACGGGGAACTCTACACCCCAGAAGAAGTTTCTGCGATGATCTTGGCAAAAATCAAAGTCGACGTAGAAGAAAAGTTGGGAGAAAAAATAACAGAAGCGGTTATCACAGTACCAGCATACTTTGACGATGCACAAAGAAAAGCAACAAAAGACGCGGGAAAAATCGCAGGCCTTGATGTAAAAAGAATCATCAACGAACCTACAGCTGCAGCGCTTGCTTATGGATTCAACAAGAAAAAAGACGAAAAAGTTGTTGTGTTTGACTTTGGAGGTGGAACATTTGACGTTTCTGTTCTAGAAGTTTCAGAAGACACTATCGAAGTGAAATCTACAGACGGAGACTCTCACATGGGAGGGCGTGACATAGACCAAGAAATCATAAACTGGATTGCAGAACAATTCCAAAAAGAAAATGGTGTAGATCTAAGAAAAGATCCGCTAGCACTACAAAGACTAGATGAAGCTGCTGAGAAAGCAAAACATGAACTATCTTCTACACTACAAGCAGAAATAAATATTCCATTTATTACTTCTGATCAAGACGGGCCAAAACACCTTGTTATGACACTTTCTAGAGCAACTCTAGAAACTCTAGCAAGAAAATATGTTGAGAAATCTATCGATATAACCAAAAAAGCTCTAGAAGCATCTCCGTTTTCTATAAGTGATATAAACGAAGTAATTCTAGTTGGAGGACAAACAAGAATGCCACTTATCCAAGAAAAGGTAAAAGAACTTTTTGGAAAAGAGCCAAATAGATCTATCAATCCAGATGAAGTTGTGGCACTTGGTGCAGCAGTTCAGGGTGGAGTATTGCAAGGAGATGTCAAAGATGTTCTACTTCTAGACGTTATCCCTCTATCACTTGGTATAGAAACACTTGGTGGAGTTGCAACAAAAATAATAGAAAGAAACACAACAATACCAGCACAAAAGTCTCAAGTCTTTTCTACCGCAGCCGACAATCAGACTTCGACTGAAATACATATAGTTCAAGGTGAAAGACCTATGGCAAACGACAACAAATCACTAGGAAGATTTGTTCTAGAAGGTATACCGCCAGCACCGAGAGGCGTACCACAAATCGAAGTATCTTTCGATATAGATGCAAACGGTATATTGAATGTAAAAGCAAAAGACAAGACTTCTGGTAAAGAACAATCTATAAGAATAGAAGCTTCTTCAGGACTAACAGATGCAGAAATAGAAAAGATGAAGAAAGATGCAGAACTACACAAAGAAGAAGATGACAAGAAAAGAGAAGCTGCAGAAGTAAGAAACACAGCAGACATGACAGTGTTTGCAGCTGAGAAAGCTATAAAAGATGCAGGGAATGACATTCCAGAAGATGTAAAGAAATCTATCGAAGAAAAAGTAGAAAACCTAAAGAAAGTCAAAGAACTTCCAGACGGATCACACGATGATATCAAAAAAGCAACAGATGAACTGACAGTAGAAATGCAGAAGATTCATGAAGTCATGACTAAGAAGGCTAAAACCAGCGAAGCTGGTTCGCCTGAAGGCTCAAGTGAAAACAATCAAGAAAATGATGAAAATATAAAGGACGCGGAGGTAAAAGAATAA
- a CDS encoding nucleotide exchange factor GrpE — protein sequence MTKKNEDQDIEIELEEEGSTDSLKLKKIKEELKTAKKERQEYLDGWQRSRAEYANLKRESEDGKGRTTEIIKSRILEDFLPALDSFEMAFKNKLAWEKVDQNWRVGVEYIYNQIKSIMEGYGLEEIDDTGKEFDPNIHVAIETEETKEEKDDHKISKTIQKGYKRGNEILRPAKVSVYEYKK from the coding sequence ATGACAAAGAAAAACGAAGATCAAGACATAGAAATAGAGCTTGAAGAAGAAGGTTCTACCGATTCTCTCAAACTCAAAAAAATAAAAGAGGAACTAAAGACAGCCAAAAAAGAGCGCCAAGAATATCTAGATGGTTGGCAAAGATCTCGAGCAGAATATGCCAATTTGAAACGAGAGTCCGAAGACGGAAAAGGAAGAACGACAGAAATAATAAAATCTAGAATTTTAGAAGACTTCCTTCCGGCACTAGATAGTTTCGAAATGGCATTCAAGAACAAACTGGCTTGGGAAAAAGTAGATCAAAACTGGAGAGTTGGAGTCGAATATATCTATAACCAGATAAAAAGTATTATGGAAGGTTATGGGTTGGAAGAAATCGACGATACAGGAAAAGAGTTCGATCCAAACATCCATGTTGCAATAGAAACCGAAGAAACAAAAGAAGAAAAAGACGATCACAAAATATCAAAAACAATACAGAAAGGTTACAAGAGAGGAAATGAGATATTGAGACCAGCAAAAGTTTCTGTATATGAATACAAGAAATAA
- the rpsI gene encoding 30S ribosomal protein S9, translating to MEKTKKYVEKIGRRKTSTARVRISFGSASAFSINGKTLAEYFPTASLQQIVESPIKESGLDKLGVSVKVIGGGIHSQAEAVRHGISRALSENNETLRSPLKKLGFLKRDARAKERRKFGLKKARKSAQWSKR from the coding sequence ATGGAAAAGACTAAGAAATACGTAGAAAAAATAGGGAGAAGAAAAACATCTACTGCAAGAGTTAGAATCTCTTTTGGATCAGCTTCAGCATTTTCAATAAACGGAAAAACTCTAGCAGAATACTTCCCAACAGCATCACTGCAACAAATAGTAGAAAGTCCTATCAAGGAATCTGGACTAGATAAGCTAGGAGTTAGTGTAAAAGTTATAGGAGGAGGTATACACTCACAAGCAGAAGCTGTAAGACATGGTATATCTAGAGCTCTAAGCGAAAACAACGAAACTCTAAGAAGCCCTCTAAAGAAACTAGGATTTCTAAAAAGAGACGCTCGTGCAAAAGAAAGAAGAAAATTCGGTCTCAAGAAAGCGAGAAAGAGCGCACAGTGGTCAAAAAGATAA
- the rplM gene encoding 50S ribosomal protein L13, which yields MEHTIDAKNKKLGRIATEAATFLMGKNTPDFVKNEIADRTVRIINSKEVLIDEAKLENKLYKRYSGYPGGLKETKMAKVIESKGYEEIFKTAVYGMLPKNKLRSKIIKNLIVE from the coding sequence ATGGAACACACAATAGATGCAAAAAACAAGAAACTAGGAAGAATAGCTACAGAAGCTGCTACTTTTCTAATGGGAAAAAATACTCCTGACTTCGTAAAGAACGAAATCGCAGATAGAACTGTAAGAATCATAAACTCAAAAGAGGTTTTGATCGATGAAGCAAAGCTAGAAAACAAACTATACAAAAGATACTCTGGTTATCCAGGAGGTTTGAAAGAAACAAAGATGGCAAAAGTTATCGAAAGCAAAGGTTACGAAGAGATCTTCAAAACTGCAGTTTACGGTATGCTTCCAAAAAATAAACTTAGAAGCAAGATAATCAAGAATCTAATCGTTGAATAA
- the rplQ gene encoding 50S ribosomal protein L17 → MKHGDKNRKFGRKAGPRKSLLRSLVRSVILKDKIRTTEAKAKELRKHVEPLVTISKKDTVANRRLVAERVGNDKEVIKKLFTEIAPKNQERAGGYTRITKLPPRKSDGSKMAVIEFVD, encoded by the coding sequence ATGAAACACGGAGATAAAAATAGAAAATTTGGAAGAAAAGCAGGACCGAGAAAATCACTTCTTCGCTCTCTTGTTCGTTCTGTAATACTAAAAGACAAGATCAGAACTACAGAAGCAAAAGCAAAAGAATTGAGAAAGCATGTTGAGCCTCTAGTAACAATTTCCAAAAAAGATACAGTAGCCAACAGAAGACTAGTAGCAGAAAGAGTTGGAAACGACAAAGAAGTTATAAAGAAGCTATTTACAGAAATCGCACCAAAGAACCAAGAAAGAGCTGGTGGATATACAAGAATAACAAAACTTCCTCCAAGAAAAAGTGATGGAAGCAAAATGGCTGTAATAGAATTTGTAGATTAG
- a CDS encoding DNA-directed RNA polymerase subunit alpha, translating into MLESIILPTKPKIIKEDQTSGVFEIENLYPGYGHTLGNSLRRIILSSLTGSSITSIKIDGVDHEFSTMDGVKEDVVTLILALRKVRFKLLTDEPQVVTLKATGAKTVTAKDIETTGQVEVLNPEIEICEITEKGKVLNIEIKVQKGIGFVSKDQLQKEKVEIGTIAVDAIFTPIRRASYEVEDMRVGDKTNYNRLRIKIETDGSISPKEVLEKSIEIMIRQLQAVIGFDSAVQSILEAKEDKNVEEETPESEEDMTDVMKTRVESLDLPQRVINALTNSGIRTIGGLIRKKEADLLEVEGLGDKGVQDIKDVLKSYGASLE; encoded by the coding sequence ATGCTAGAGTCCATCATCCTACCAACAAAACCAAAAATAATAAAAGAAGACCAAACAAGTGGTGTTTTCGAAATTGAAAACCTGTATCCAGGATACGGCCACACACTTGGTAACTCACTAAGAAGAATAATCCTTTCTTCTCTAACTGGTTCTTCTATAACATCTATCAAAATCGATGGTGTTGACCACGAATTTTCTACAATGGACGGCGTAAAAGAAGACGTTGTTACTCTTATACTTGCTCTTAGAAAGGTTAGATTCAAGCTTCTTACAGATGAACCACAAGTAGTTACTCTAAAAGCAACAGGTGCAAAAACTGTTACTGCAAAAGACATAGAAACTACAGGTCAAGTAGAAGTACTAAACCCAGAAATAGAGATCTGTGAAATAACAGAAAAAGGTAAAGTTTTGAATATAGAAATAAAAGTACAAAAAGGAATCGGTTTTGTTTCAAAAGATCAACTACAAAAAGAAAAAGTAGAAATAGGAACTATAGCAGTAGACGCTATATTTACTCCTATAAGAAGAGCTAGCTACGAAGTTGAAGACATGCGTGTCGGAGACAAAACAAACTACAACAGACTAAGAATCAAGATAGAAACTGATGGATCTATAAGTCCAAAAGAAGTTCTAGAAAAATCTATCGAGATCATGATAAGACAACTACAAGCTGTAATCGGATTTGATAGTGCTGTACAAAGCATTCTAGAAGCAAAAGAAGACAAAAATGTAGAAGAAGAAACTCCTGAATCAGAAGAAGACATGACAGATGTTATGAAGACTAGAGTCGAGAGCCTAGACCTCCCTCAAAGGGTTATAAACGCTCTTACAAACTCTGGAATCAGAACAATAGGAGGTCTTATAAGAAAAAAAGAAGCAGATCTACTAGAAGTTGAAGGCCTAGGAGACAAGGGTGTACAAGACATCAAAGATGTGCTAAAAAGTTACGGTGCTTCTCTAGAATAG
- the rpsD gene encoding 30S ribosomal protein S4 produces the protein MKPVQKYKICKRLGNAVYDKCQTQKFALSESRRSVGTRKKPAKLSIYGQQLKEKQKIRFTYGITEKQFGNYVKKATASKTPHEKLSLELESRLDNVVYRMGLANSRRFARQMVSHGHISVNGRKVTIPSFSVKSGDVISIKEGSKAKPIFNTLDKKLKDYMSPSWLNFDAAKGEGKVVSSPTTVDDVFDWNAVFEFYSR, from the coding sequence ATGAAACCAGTACAAAAATACAAAATCTGTAAAAGACTTGGAAACGCTGTGTATGACAAATGTCAAACACAGAAATTTGCACTTTCTGAATCAAGAAGAAGTGTAGGTACAAGAAAAAAACCAGCTAAACTTTCTATTTACGGACAACAACTAAAAGAAAAGCAAAAGATTAGATTTACTTACGGTATAACAGAGAAGCAATTTGGTAATTATGTTAAGAAAGCTACTGCTTCAAAAACTCCTCACGAAAAGCTTTCTCTTGAACTAGAATCTAGACTAGACAACGTTGTATACAGAATGGGTCTAGCAAACAGCAGAAGATTTGCAAGACAAATGGTTTCTCACGGTCACATTTCTGTAAACGGAAGAAAAGTAACAATACCTTCATTTAGTGTTAAAAGCGGAGACGTAATATCTATCAAAGAGGGAAGTAAGGCAAAGCCGATATTCAACACACTAGATAAAAAATTGAAAGATTACATGTCACCTTCTTGGCTAAACTTCGATGCAGCCAAAGGAGAGGGCAAAGTGGTATCGAGCCCAACTACAGTAGACGATGTCTTTGACTGGAATGCTGTGTTTGAGTTTTATAGCAGATAA
- the rpsK gene encoding 30S ribosomal protein S11, with translation MGKKRIVKKQGGSSAKAGAKNTAPSKKKLTSGTLHIEATFNNTKAVLTDKNGNSFFWSSSGSLGFKGARKGTPYAASKVGETLAEKAEMAGLKDVDVVIRGVGSGREPLARAFLAKGFDLTGIKDETPVPHNGVRAKKARRV, from the coding sequence ATGGGAAAAAAGAGAATTGTAAAAAAACAAGGAGGAAGTAGCGCAAAGGCAGGAGCAAAAAATACTGCACCTTCTAAAAAGAAGCTGACTTCAGGAACTCTACACATAGAGGCTACTTTCAATAACACAAAAGCTGTTCTTACAGACAAGAACGGTAACTCTTTCTTTTGGTCTTCTTCAGGATCACTTGGATTTAAGGGCGCTAGAAAAGGTACTCCTTATGCAGCATCAAAGGTTGGAGAAACTCTAGCAGAAAAAGCAGAAATGGCAGGACTAAAAGACGTAGATGTAGTTATAAGAGGTGTTGGTTCAGGTAGAGAACCTCTAGCAAGAGCTTTTCTTGCAAAAGGTTTTGACCTAACAGGTATCAAGGACGAGACTCCTGTACCACACAATGGAGTAAGAGCTAAGAAGGCTAGAAGAGTATAA
- the rpsM gene encoding 30S ribosomal protein S13, whose protein sequence is MRILGITIPDNKKLSYGLTTLYGVGMKTAEKVLSEAKVDPNKKPTELSEKEENEIRRIVEELNIEGNLKRQISANIKRLKDIKSYRGTRHQKALPGRGQRTKTNSRTRRGNVRKTMSSGRRKVEKT, encoded by the coding sequence ATGAGAATATTAGGTATAACAATTCCAGATAACAAGAAATTATCGTACGGCCTTACTACGCTTTATGGCGTTGGTATGAAAACTGCCGAAAAAGTTCTTTCAGAAGCAAAAGTAGATCCAAACAAAAAACCTACTGAACTTTCTGAAAAAGAAGAAAACGAAATAAGAAGAATAGTAGAAGAGCTAAACATAGAAGGTAATCTAAAAAGACAAATTTCTGCAAACATCAAGAGACTAAAAGATATCAAGTCATACAGAGGTACAAGACACCAAAAAGCGCTTCCTGGAAGAGGACAAAGAACAAAGACTAACTCAAGAACAAGAAGAGGAAACGTTAGAAAGACTATGAGTAGTGGTAGAAGAAAAGTTGAGAAGACTTAA
- the rpmJ gene encoding 50S ribosomal protein L36, whose product MKVKSAVKKICNKCKIVRRKGRLRVLCDNPRHKQKQ is encoded by the coding sequence ATGAAAGTAAAATCAGCAGTAAAAAAAATATGTAACAAATGTAAAATAGTCCGACGCAAAGGAAGACTAAGAGTTTTGTGTGATAACCCTAGACATAAGCAGAAACAATAA
- the infA gene encoding translation initiation factor IF-1, whose amino-acid sequence MDKKDSNQTVSGFVTEALPNAMFRVRLSDTEQEIIAYLSGKMRLHRIKVLVGDRVELLLDEYGGKARITRRG is encoded by the coding sequence ATGGATAAAAAGGATTCAAATCAAACCGTTTCTGGTTTCGTTACTGAAGCATTGCCAAATGCGATGTTTCGGGTTAGGCTAAGTGACACCGAACAAGAAATAATAGCGTATCTATCCGGAAAAATGAGGCTACACAGGATCAAGGTCCTTGTCGGCGACAGGGTAGAATTGCTATTGGATGAGTATGGTGGAAAAGCAAGAATAACTAGAAGAGGTTAA
- the atpC gene encoding ATP synthase F1 subunit epsilon, with protein MAQNTLKLKIISPEALVYESDDVLSINMKTGAGEITVLPKHIPLITTLKTGEIIVKKTGEKEPVGLSVSRGVLEVREDSKVIILAERSELGHMIDVERAEAAYERAKQIKEESLHTLDVDSARFEALIEKELNRIRVGKKWKR; from the coding sequence ATGGCGCAAAATACTCTAAAACTAAAAATAATCAGTCCTGAAGCACTTGTTTATGAAAGTGACGATGTTTTGAGTATCAATATGAAAACTGGTGCGGGAGAAATAACAGTACTGCCAAAACACATACCGCTTATAACCACACTAAAAACTGGAGAAATAATTGTCAAAAAAACTGGAGAAAAAGAGCCCGTAGGTCTTTCTGTTTCTAGGGGTGTTCTAGAGGTTAGAGAAGATAGTAAGGTTATAATACTTGCAGAAAGATCTGAACTTGGACACATGATAGACGTAGAAAGAGCTGAGGCGGCCTATGAGAGAGCTAAGCAAATAAAAGAAGAATCTCTTCACACTCTAGATGTAGATAGCGCTAGATTTGAAGCATTGATCGAAAAAGAGCTAAACAGAATCAGAGTAGGAAAAAAGTGGAAAAGATAA
- the atpD gene encoding F0F1 ATP synthase subunit beta codes for MKNKGKITQITGPVVDVSFEGDLPNILNALVVESPQKKVTLEVAAHLGLGEARCIAMTSTDGLSRGMEVTDTGNPISVPVGKEVLGRMFNVLGEPIDEKGEVSNSVEKNPIHREPPSFVDQSKKAEILETGIKVIDLICPFLKGGKIGLFGGAGVGKTVIVKELIHNIASEHGGYSVFAGVGERTREGNDLYLEMLESGVLDKTALVFGQMNEPPGARLRVALSALTMAENFRDKEGRDLLLFIDNIFRFTQAGSEVSALLGRVPSAVGYQPNLATEMGGLQERITSTKNGSITSVQAVYVPADDLTDPAPATTFSHLDSTVVLSRALSELGIYPAVDPLDSTSTILQPGIVGEEHYQVARGVQKILQKYKDLQDIIAILGMDELSDEDKLVVHRARRIQKFLSQPFFVAEQFTGMEGKYVKLEDTIRGFKEILEGKYDDVSEQSFYMKGTIEEVRN; via the coding sequence ATGAAAAACAAAGGAAAAATAACACAAATAACAGGTCCAGTAGTCGACGTATCGTTCGAGGGAGATTTGCCAAACATACTAAATGCTTTGGTTGTTGAATCTCCTCAGAAAAAAGTAACTCTAGAAGTTGCTGCGCACTTGGGACTAGGAGAAGCTAGATGTATCGCTATGACATCTACTGACGGACTATCTAGAGGGATGGAAGTTACTGACACAGGAAACCCTATAAGTGTACCTGTCGGAAAAGAAGTTCTAGGAAGAATGTTCAACGTTCTAGGTGAGCCTATTGATGAAAAAGGTGAAGTTTCTAACTCTGTAGAAAAAAATCCTATACACAGAGAACCGCCAAGTTTTGTAGATCAATCTAAAAAAGCAGAGATACTCGAAACTGGTATCAAGGTTATCGACCTTATATGTCCGTTCCTAAAAGGAGGTAAGATCGGTCTATTTGGAGGAGCAGGTGTTGGTAAAACTGTTATTGTGAAGGAGCTTATACACAACATTGCTAGTGAGCACGGTGGTTATTCTGTGTTTGCTGGAGTTGGTGAAAGAACAAGAGAAGGTAACGATCTTTATCTAGAAATGCTTGAATCTGGAGTTTTGGATAAAACAGCTCTAGTTTTCGGACAAATGAATGAACCACCTGGAGCAAGACTTAGAGTAGCGCTTTCTGCTCTTACTATGGCTGAAAACTTCAGAGACAAAGAGGGAAGAGATCTTCTACTTTTCATCGACAATATATTTAGATTTACACAAGCTGGATCAGAGGTTTCTGCTCTACTCGGTAGAGTACCTTCTGCTGTGGGATATCAACCGAACCTAGCAACAGAAATGGGAGGACTACAAGAAAGAATTACTTCGACAAAGAATGGTTCTATTACTTCTGTTCAGGCTGTATATGTGCCAGCTGACGACCTAACAGACCCAGCTCCAGCAACTACATTCTCTCACCTAGACTCAACAGTGGTGCTTTCTAGAGCGCTTTCTGAGCTCGGTATTTACCCAGCTGTTGACCCACTAGACTCTACTTCTACAATACTTCAACCAGGAATCGTTGGAGAAGAACACTACCAAGTAGCTAGAGGTGTACAAAAAATACTTCAAAAATACAAAGACCTCCAAGATATAATCGCGATTCTAGGTATGGACGAACTTTCTGATGAAGATAAGTTGGTTGTACACAGAGCGAGAAGAATACAAAAATTCCTTTCACAACCTTTCTTTGTTGCGGAACAATTTACTGGCATGGAAGGTAAATATGTAAAACTAGAAGACACAATAAGAGGTTTCAAAGAAATACTAGAAGGAAAATACGATGACGTTAGTGAGCAATCTTTCTATATGAAAGGTACTATCGAAGAAGTAAGAAACTAA
- the atpG gene encoding ATP synthase F1 subunit gamma, which produces MSNQIRLIKQKITSVKNIGKVTKTMEMISVAKMKKASERAVLGKPYSKYALELLHHISKERNVRHTLMSDVSGTNKVLLVVISSNKGLCGSYNVNISKALSNYKKSSGADITAVTIGKQSEKAARRNGIEILGSFIDLNEKSTAEDFAVVRDLITKEFLTKKYRSVKLLFTEYKSISSYKPFLMQVLPVKEKIYRDILSSEEEKDDTKKFLNYLFEPDSEEVLGSILEQLLEQALYHAFLESVAAEHTSRMAAMKNASDSASGIVKELTVYYNRERQAGITKEISEIIGGSIGITS; this is translated from the coding sequence ATGTCTAATCAAATAAGGTTAATAAAACAGAAAATAACTTCAGTAAAAAACATAGGTAAAGTTACAAAAACTATGGAGATGATTTCTGTTGCCAAAATGAAGAAAGCGAGCGAGAGAGCCGTTTTGGGTAAGCCTTATTCTAAATACGCGCTTGAGCTACTTCATCACATATCAAAAGAAAGAAACGTAAGACATACTCTTATGAGTGATGTATCTGGAACAAACAAAGTCCTTTTGGTTGTCATATCTTCAAACAAGGGACTTTGTGGATCTTATAATGTAAACATTTCCAAAGCACTTTCTAACTACAAAAAATCTTCTGGCGCAGATATAACAGCTGTAACCATAGGAAAGCAATCTGAAAAAGCAGCCAGAAGAAACGGTATAGAAATACTAGGAAGTTTTATAGATCTAAATGAAAAAAGTACGGCTGAAGATTTTGCTGTAGTAAGAGATCTTATAACAAAAGAATTTCTTACTAAAAAGTATCGTTCGGTCAAACTTTTGTTTACCGAATACAAGTCTATCTCATCATACAAACCATTTTTGATGCAGGTTCTTCCAGTAAAAGAAAAAATTTATAGAGATATATTGAGCAGTGAAGAAGAAAAAGATGATACAAAAAAATTCCTAAACTATCTCTTCGAGCCAGACAGCGAAGAAGTTCTAGGAAGTATCCTCGAACAATTACTAGAGCAAGCGCTGTATCACGCATTTCTAGAATCAGTCGCCGCAGAACACACTTCGAGAATGGCAGCCATGAAAAACGCGAGTGATAGTGCAAGTGGCATAGTCAAAGAACTTACGGTTTATTACAACAGAGAAAGACAAGCCGGAATAACCAAAGAAATATCGGAAATTATAGGAGGGTCAATAGGAATTACAAGTTAG